A window of Pseudomonas denitrificans (nom. rej.) genomic DNA:
TAAAGGATCACTTTTTATCTCTGGGCGCAGAAGCTCGAACAAACATTCGCATACAGGGTGTAAGAACATTTCACGATATCGACGTATATGTGCAAACTAGATATCTTGGGGAGGATCTAGTATGGCTGATCGAGGCGAAATATTGGAAGGCCAAAGTTAAAAAGAATCAGGTATTGGCGTTAAGGGCAATCGTTGAGGATATTGGTGCCGATCGGGGATTCATTGTTTCTATGGCGGGCTTTCAGAAAGGCGCCATTGAGGCTGCAAACAAAACTAATATAAAACTTAAGACATTCGAAGAGCTAGTCTCTGATACGAGAGAGTTTGCAGAGAGCGAGATACTAAGGGCATATAGGGAAAGAATAAATTTGCTTGAAGACAGATACTGGTCGCATTCCAAACGTACGAGGATTGAGTACGGCCTCCGCCACGACGTCATTGACACTGTTTTCAATTTCACTGGTCAAGAGCTTCTAACAACCGCTAGAGGAGCAATAATGGCGGCGGAGGAAAGAGATTATCCTATTGATCTACAAATGGTTCTGACAGAGCGAAAAGGTGAAGCTATCGCGGACAGCTTTCAGCAGCTATGCAATTGGCTCAATTTGAATCTAAATCACTTGGATGAGCGCCTTCTCAATGCAGAGTGGCGCATGTACGAGAATGGAGAGTATCGACCAAATACTGGAAGAACTAAAACACGAGATTCTTACATTACTGAACTAACTGCAAAGGCGATGATGGGCAAGCTTGATGAGAAG
This region includes:
- a CDS encoding restriction endonuclease is translated as MTHNTSSPVPSNFGWPNLEIYSMSKEWFKFQERIKDHFLSLGAEARTNIRIQGVRTFHDIDVYVQTRYLGEDLVWLIEAKYWKAKVKKNQVLALRAIVEDIGADRGFIVSMAGFQKGAIEAANKTNIKLKTFEELVSDTREFAESEILRAYRERINLLEDRYWSHSKRTRIEYGLRHDVIDTVFNFTGQELLTTARGAIMAAEERDYPIDLQMVLTERKGEAIADSFQQLCNWLNLNLNHLDERLLNAEWRMYENGEYRPNTGRTKTRDSYITELTAKAMMGKLDEK